One genomic region from bacterium encodes:
- a CDS encoding cytochrome c-type biogenesis protein CcmH, with translation MRARFLFLGFWLATTALAFGRADSTAAGIPPAYLNALRNEIACYCGCGMTVQGCLGGMICSESRELSNQVITLVSAGKSREQVLQAMVDKYGERILSAPTKKGFNLAVWVLPFVALLGGVVLIVWMVSRWQRRSPAPAAASTPAASAPDEYGDRFEQEFRQSGN, from the coding sequence ATGCGCGCTCGTTTTCTTTTTCTCGGTTTTTGGCTGGCAACCACGGCCCTGGCGTTCGGCCGGGCGGACAGCACCGCCGCCGGTATTCCCCCCGCTTACTTGAACGCCCTGCGCAATGAGATCGCGTGCTATTGCGGCTGCGGCATGACCGTGCAAGGCTGTCTGGGCGGCATGATCTGCAGCGAATCGCGCGAGCTGAGCAATCAAGTCATCACCCTGGTGTCCGCCGGCAAATCCCGCGAGCAGGTGTTGCAGGCCATGGTGGACAAATACGGCGAGCGCATCCTGTCGGCACCCACCAAGAAAGGTTTCAACCTGGCGGTGTGGGTGCTGCCGTTCGTCGCGTTGCTCGGCGGCGTGGTGTTGATCGTGTGGATGGTGTCGCGTTGGCAGCGCCGTTCCCCCGCGCCGGCGGCGGCAAGCACGCCGGCAGCCAGCGCGCCTGATGAATACGGCGATCGCTTCGAGCAGGAGTTTCGCCAGTCTGGAAATTAA